The following proteins are co-located in the Eleginops maclovinus isolate JMC-PN-2008 ecotype Puerto Natales chromosome 23, JC_Emac_rtc_rv5, whole genome shotgun sequence genome:
- the LOC134859481 gene encoding protein FAM200A-like produces the protein MVACDSLMVMSCVANLTYYSLRTVLRAKLTHIYKHSRREYFKIGCSTANICYICTSLAIYLAPMDRFVVRKVPEGQAAMTEGQAATTEGQAATTGQGQASEASTSQKRRKRKYNEEYVKYGFTVTTDRAGEEVPLCFVCSTILCNEAMKPSKLTRHMETHHVHLKAKPVEYMQQMLRDFKGQQATMRKSAKINENALKASYLVALRVAKSKKPHTIAEQLILPAAIDMCRAMVSEECANKLKTIPLSDNTIGRRIGEMANDVKDQLMEKLQTVLFSLQIDETTDVTNDAQLLTFVRYEDSGTMCEEFLFCKPLPGRTTGVEIFKALDDFFTEHNISWQRCVALCSDGARAMSGSKTGLFAHVRRVAPGVIWTHCLIHREALASKDLSVELSGVFDVVVKTVNFIKRNALNTRLFSSLCHDLGSEHSSLLYHSEVRWLSRGAVLARVFELRGAIYEFLCEKHSDLASNFNDSYWLTKLAYLTDVFAELNKLNSSMQGRDANVMQLYEKLDAFVKKMSKWIERVESNNLAMFPSVEEYPDSTDINDTICEHLRKLVRQFAKYFTDSEEWRRDSKWILLPFSDDASVGSSLTAVEEDKLIEMSTDSVRRHMYDTQPLVKFWISCQTEFPQLAAKAMRCLLPFPTTYLCESGFSTLAYLKNKYRARLDPENDMRLSLSTISPRIDRLCGLHHAQISH, from the coding sequence atggtagcctgtgattcgctaatggtaatgagttgcgtcgctaacctcacttattattcattacgtacagtcttgcgagcaaagttgacacacatttataagcatagccgacgagagtattttaagataggttgtagtacagcaaacatttgttacatatgtactagtctagctatatatctagcaccaatggatcgttttgtagtgaggaaagtgccagagggacaggctgccatgacagagggtcaggctgccacgacagagggacaggccgccacgacagggcaaggacaggcttccgaagcgtcaacttcgcaaaaaagacgaaaaagaaaatacaatgaggaatatgttaaatatggattcacagtgacgacagacagagcaggagaggaggtaccactgtgtttcgtatgttcaacaattctctgtaatgaagctatgaagccgtcgaaacttacgcggcatatggagacgcatcacgtccacttgaaggccaaacccgttgagtacatgcaacagatgttgcgtgatttcaaaggacagcaggctaccatgaggaagagtgcaaaaataaatgaaaacgcactgaaagcatcgtatctggtcgctctcagggttgcaaaaagtaagaagccccataccattgcagagcagcttatattgccagcagccatagatatgtgcagagctatggtaagcgaagaatgtgccaacaaattaaaaactattccgttgtcagacaacacaatcggaagacgaattggggaaatggcaaatgatgtcaaagaccagctgatggaaaaacttcagacagttctgttttcccttcaaatcgacgagacgacagatgttactaatgatgcgcaactgttaacatttgtgcgatacgaggacagtggcactatgtgcgaggaatttcttttttgcaaaccactgcccgggcgaactaccggtgtagaaatatttaaagcactggacgattttttcacggagcacaatatctcgtggcagaggtgcgttgcattatgcagcgatggggcccgagccatgagtggcagcaagactggactgtttgcgcatgtaaggagggtggctccgggggtaatttggacacactgcctgattcatagagaggctctcgcctccaaagatctcagtgttgagctcagtggtgtgtttgatgtcgttgtcaagacggtcaacttcataaaacgaaacgcattgaatacacgcctgttttcatccctatgccatgacttgggaagtgaacacagctctctcctttatcattcagaggtgcgttggctgtctcgcggcgctgtgctcgcccgtgtgtttgaactacgcggagctatctacgagttcttgtgcgagaagcattctgatctggcttccaatttcaacgatagttactggttaactaagctggcgtacctcacagatgtttttgcagagctgaacaagttgaacagctccatgcaagggagagatgcaaacgtcatgcagctctacgagaagctcgacgcatttgtgaaaaaaatgtcaaagtggatcgaacgagtggagagcaataacttggcgatgtttccttcagttgaggaataccctgacagcactgacatcaacgacactatatgtgagcatttgaggaagcttgtgcgtcaattcgcaaagtacttcactgattcggaagagtggcgccgtgacagcaagtggatcctgctcccattcagtgacgatgcatcagtagggtcaagtctgacggctgtggaagaggataagctgattgagatgtccacagactctgtcaggaggcatatgtacgacacacagccccttgttaaattctggataagttgccagacagaatttccacagcttgctgcaaaagcaatgaggtgtcttttgccctttccaaccacatacctgtgtgagagtggtttttctacactggcgtacttaaagaataagtacagggctaggcttgatccagagaatgacatgagactgtctctgtctaccatttcgccacgaatagacaggctgtgtggacttcaccacgcccagatatcacactga